In the genome of Candidatus Methylacidiphilales bacterium, one region contains:
- the rpmC gene encoding 50S ribosomal protein L29: protein MKISEVTALSDIELRNRTQELKQEKLNLRIQQQSGRLERPSRLTEIRKTLARIETVLSKRRLEKPAAKKA from the coding sequence ATGAAAATCTCCGAAGTAACCGCCTTGAGCGACATTGAACTCCGCAACCGCACGCAGGAGTTGAAACAGGAAAAGCTGAATCTCCGGATCCAGCAGCAGAGCGGCCGTTTGGAACGCCCGAGCCGGCTGACGGAAATCCGCAAGACCCTCGCGCGGATCGAAACGGTTTTGAGCAAACGCAGGCTGGAAAAACCCGCCGCGAAAAAGGCCTGA
- the rpsC gene encoding 30S ribosomal protein S3, with protein sequence MGQKVHPFGFRVAVKRNWRSVWYASKKDFPIYIYEDRKIRDFLKKRLVGAAISKVIIERASNRVRVNIHTARPGVVIGRKASELDKLKEEIRDLVPEREVLVDVKEIKNPEIDAQLVAENIALQLERRISFRRAMKKAIQTAMDFGALGIKIRCSGRLQGAEIARSEPYHEGKVPLHTLRANIEYGFFEAQTVAGKIGVKVWICLKEEAALAA encoded by the coding sequence ATGGGACAGAAAGTTCATCCGTTTGGATTTAGAGTGGCAGTCAAGCGCAACTGGCGTTCCGTCTGGTATGCCAGCAAGAAGGATTTCCCGATTTACATCTATGAGGACCGGAAGATCCGCGACTTCCTGAAGAAGCGCCTCGTCGGCGCCGCGATTTCGAAGGTGATCATCGAGCGCGCCTCCAACCGCGTGCGCGTGAACATCCACACAGCCCGCCCGGGCGTGGTGATCGGCCGCAAAGCCAGCGAATTGGACAAGTTGAAGGAAGAAATCCGCGATCTGGTGCCGGAACGCGAAGTGCTCGTCGATGTGAAGGAAATCAAGAATCCCGAGATCGACGCCCAGCTCGTTGCGGAAAACATCGCCCTGCAATTGGAGCGCCGGATTTCGTTCCGCCGCGCGATGAAAAAGGCGATCCAGACGGCCATGGATTTCGGAGCGCTCGGGATCAAGATCCGTTGTTCGGGCCGGTTGCAGGGCGCGGAAATCGCCCGGTCCGAGCCCTATCATGAAGGCAAGGTTCCGCTGCACACGCTGCGCGCGAACATCGAATACGGTTTTTTTGAGGCCCAGACGGTTGCGGGCAAAATTGGCGTGAAAGTTTGGATTTGTTTGAAGGAGGAGGCGGCTTTGGCCGCTTGA
- the rpsQ gene encoding 30S ribosomal protein S17: MSETATVKKARKECQGEVISNKMQKTIVIKVTRRVMHPRYKKIVRVSKRFYAHDEKGEAQIGDTVRIAATRPLSRLKRWELVQIIKK, translated from the coding sequence ATGAGCGAAACAGCCACCGTGAAAAAAGCCCGGAAAGAATGCCAGGGCGAAGTCATTTCGAACAAGATGCAGAAGACCATCGTGATCAAAGTGACCCGTCGTGTCATGCATCCCCGTTACAAGAAGATCGTCCGGGTTTCGAAGCGTTTTTATGCGCATGACGAAAAGGGCGAAGCCCAGATTGGCGACACGGTGCGGATCGCGGCAACCCGGCCCCTCAGCCGCTTGAAGCGCTGGGAACTGGTTCAAATCATCAAGAAGTAA
- the rplP gene encoding 50S ribosomal protein L16 has protein sequence MALIPKRVKYRKTQRRSRKGSATRGNTLAFGTFGLQTLTRAWLTNTQIEAARVALTRNMKRKGKLFIRVFPDKPITARPPETRMGKGKGQPEYWAAVIRPGNVLFELDGLTEGVARESLRLAATKLPMHTRFISRNQKLSV, from the coding sequence ATGGCTTTGATACCAAAACGAGTTAAGTACAGAAAAACGCAACGGCGCAGCCGCAAGGGCTCGGCGACGAGGGGCAACACCCTGGCCTTCGGCACCTTCGGCCTGCAGACGCTGACCCGCGCCTGGTTGACCAACACCCAGATTGAAGCGGCCCGCGTGGCGCTGACCCGCAACATGAAGCGCAAAGGGAAATTGTTTATCCGTGTGTTCCCTGACAAGCCGATTACGGCGCGTCCCCCGGAAACCCGAATGGGCAAAGGCAAAGGCCAGCCGGAATATTGGGCGGCGGTCATCCGCCCCGGCAACGTCCTGTTTGAATTGGACGGCTTGACGGAAGGCGTGGCCCGTGAATCCCTGCGTCTGGCGGCCACCAAGCTGCCGATGCACACCCGGTTCATTTCCCGTAACCAAAAATTGAGCGTATGA
- the rplN gene encoding 50S ribosomal protein L14: MIQIRSWVDVADNTGARRATMIGVIGKRTLYARVGDIITANVKEAAPDGTVKKSEVVRAVVVRTKQPVRRSDGSYLRFDSNAIVIIDKDLNPRGTRIFGPVARELRERNFMKIISLAPEVL; encoded by the coding sequence ATGATACAGATTCGAAGCTGGGTGGATGTGGCCGACAATACAGGCGCCCGAAGGGCGACCATGATCGGCGTGATTGGCAAGAGGACCTTGTATGCGCGCGTGGGTGACATCATCACCGCGAACGTGAAGGAAGCCGCTCCCGATGGCACGGTGAAGAAAAGCGAAGTGGTGCGCGCGGTTGTTGTGCGCACCAAGCAACCGGTGCGCCGCAGTGACGGTTCCTACCTGCGTTTCGACAGCAATGCGATTGTCATCATCGACAAGGATTTGAACCCGCGCGGGACCCGCATTTTCGGGCCGGTGGCCCGCGAACTGCGCGAACGGAATTTTATGAAGATCATTTCATTGGCGCCGGAGGTCTTATGA